One part of the Longimicrobium sp. genome encodes these proteins:
- a CDS encoding formate/nitrite transporter family protein, whose amino-acid sequence MSEPERDAEEERPEGAPDLSERERKKADEEQSLDADTTHEVIRREGEEELKRSTAALAWSGLAAGLAMGFSLAAEGILRAHLPDAPWRPLVSKLGYSFGFLIVILGSQQLFTENTLTAVVPLLARRTRDMFLNVARLWAVVLLANLAGAFLFAWVIGRTELFTPEVRHAFDEIGRKAVEHGFWLTVLKGVFAGWLIALLVWMLPASEAAHVLVIVAMTWLVGVGEFSHIIAGAAEVFYLVVTGALGFGDSLARFVAPTLLGNVIGGVTLVSALNHAQVTAGGGKNRG is encoded by the coding sequence GTGAGCGAACCGGAGCGGGATGCGGAAGAGGAGCGGCCCGAGGGCGCGCCCGACCTGAGCGAGCGCGAACGGAAGAAGGCCGACGAGGAGCAGTCGCTCGACGCCGACACCACCCACGAGGTGATCCGGCGCGAGGGCGAGGAGGAGCTCAAGCGCTCCACCGCGGCGCTGGCGTGGTCGGGGCTGGCAGCGGGGCTGGCGATGGGGTTCTCGCTGGCGGCCGAGGGGATCCTGCGCGCGCACCTCCCCGACGCGCCCTGGCGGCCGCTGGTGAGCAAGCTGGGCTACAGCTTCGGCTTCCTGATCGTGATCCTGGGGAGCCAGCAGCTCTTCACCGAGAACACGCTCACCGCCGTGGTGCCGCTGCTGGCGCGCCGCACGCGCGACATGTTCCTGAACGTGGCGCGGCTGTGGGCGGTGGTCCTGCTGGCGAACCTGGCGGGCGCGTTCCTCTTCGCCTGGGTGATCGGGCGCACGGAGCTGTTCACGCCCGAGGTGCGCCACGCCTTCGACGAGATCGGGCGCAAGGCGGTGGAGCACGGCTTCTGGCTCACGGTGCTCAAGGGGGTGTTCGCGGGGTGGCTGATCGCGCTGCTGGTGTGGATGCTCCCGGCGTCGGAGGCGGCGCACGTGCTGGTGATCGTGGCGATGACGTGGCTGGTGGGCGTCGGCGAGTTCTCGCACATCATCGCGGGCGCGGCGGAGGTCTTCTACCTGGTGGTGACCGGCGCGCTCGGCTTCGGCGACAGTCTGGCGCGCTTCGTGGCGCCGACGCTGCTGGGGAACGTGATCGGCGGGGTGACGCTGGTCTCGGCGCTCAACCACGCGCAGGTCACCGCCGGCGGCGGGAAGAATCGTGGGTGA
- a CDS encoding ABC transporter substrate-binding protein: protein MIRLVCALVCVGTALAGCSEAREEPRAAGEPAAPPARTPTDTLRIGFVYKQGAPRDTEVMRTVYGVRLGVEEAQHAAAMFGRAVEWFHDDDPERLVAERRVHALVGGFGEEQCRKVAEVAQRRSVLYLNVACTSDALRGDACNRFAFHVAPSEAMLADAARAAGVEGGRAAAWHDSLERFGAGQLRDRFRARWGDSLEVVGSQGWVGWFGVKVLWESTLRARTAEASALVSYLERPSTQFDGHKGRPLSFRSWDHQLRQPLYVVSPSGDVVEVPAAAPGSEEGSRELLDRLGTTRAETACRMASAGG, encoded by the coding sequence ATGATCCGGCTCGTCTGCGCGCTCGTCTGCGTCGGGACCGCTCTCGCCGGGTGCTCGGAGGCGAGGGAGGAGCCGCGCGCCGCCGGGGAGCCCGCGGCGCCGCCGGCACGGACTCCGACGGACACGCTGCGGATCGGCTTCGTCTACAAACAAGGGGCGCCGCGGGATACGGAGGTGATGCGGACCGTGTACGGGGTGCGCCTCGGCGTGGAGGAGGCGCAGCACGCGGCGGCGATGTTCGGGCGCGCCGTCGAGTGGTTCCACGATGACGATCCGGAGCGGCTCGTCGCGGAGAGGCGGGTGCACGCGCTGGTGGGCGGGTTCGGCGAGGAGCAGTGTCGAAAGGTTGCAGAGGTTGCGCAACGCCGCTCGGTGTTGTACCTGAACGTCGCGTGCACTTCCGACGCGCTCCGCGGCGACGCGTGCAACCGGTTCGCGTTTCACGTCGCCCCCAGCGAGGCCATGCTCGCCGACGCGGCGCGCGCGGCCGGGGTGGAGGGCGGCCGGGCGGCGGCCTGGCACGACTCGCTGGAGAGGTTCGGCGCGGGGCAGCTGCGCGACCGGTTCCGCGCGCGCTGGGGCGACTCGCTGGAGGTGGTGGGCTCTCAGGGATGGGTGGGGTGGTTTGGGGTGAAGGTGCTCTGGGAGTCCACCCTCCGCGCGCGCACGGCGGAGGCTTCGGCGCTGGTTTCCTATCTCGAACGTCCCTCCACGCAGTTCGACGGGCACAAGGGCCGCCCGCTCTCCTTCCGCTCCTGGGACCACCAGCTCCGCCAGCCGCTCTACGTCGTCTCCCCCTCCGGCGACGTCGTCGAGGTGCCCGCCGCCGCGCCGGGGAGCGAGGAAGGCTCGCGCGAGCTGCTGGACCGGCTGGGGACGACCCGGGCGGAGACGGCGTGCCGCATGGCGTCCGCAGGCGGATGA
- a CDS encoding PQQ-dependent catabolism-associated beta-propeller protein, protein MRISRLVLVSVLIAFSPLFASAQGRAPLLFVSNEGSRDISVVNTATNRVVATIPVGVRPRGIQVSPDGRRVYVALSDEHPNRAGGRDAIAVIDVATRRVVARYQGGTDPEQFGVTPDGQRLYASNEDAGTASATDLRTGHVLATLVVGIEPEGVAVSPDGRWVYVTAETSNTVSVIDTRANRVVGNLLADARPRAAAFSPDGARAYVTNEISGTLTVIDARRHQVVASVEMERGEGKPVGVAVSPDGRRVYVANGATGTVVVVDARTLRVVGRVRVGRRPWGIAVSRDGRRVYTANGISNDVSVIDAATSRVVATVRVGQRPWGVAVGF, encoded by the coding sequence GTGCGAATCTCCCGACTCGTTCTCGTTTCCGTCCTCATCGCCTTTTCCCCGCTCTTCGCATCGGCGCAGGGGCGGGCGCCGCTGCTGTTCGTCAGCAACGAGGGGTCGCGGGACATCAGCGTCGTGAACACGGCGACGAACCGGGTGGTGGCGACGATCCCGGTGGGGGTCAGGCCGCGCGGGATCCAGGTGAGCCCCGACGGGAGGCGCGTGTACGTGGCGCTCTCGGACGAGCACCCGAACCGCGCCGGGGGCCGTGACGCCATCGCGGTGATCGACGTCGCCACGCGCCGTGTCGTCGCCCGCTACCAGGGGGGGACGGACCCGGAGCAGTTCGGGGTGACGCCGGACGGGCAGCGCCTCTACGCGTCGAACGAGGACGCGGGGACGGCGAGCGCCACGGACCTGCGCACCGGCCACGTCCTGGCGACGCTGGTGGTGGGGATCGAGCCGGAGGGGGTGGCGGTGAGCCCCGACGGGCGCTGGGTCTACGTGACGGCGGAGACCAGCAACACCGTGTCGGTGATCGACACGCGCGCCAACCGCGTGGTCGGCAACCTGCTCGCGGACGCCCGCCCGCGCGCGGCCGCGTTCTCGCCCGACGGCGCGCGCGCGTACGTGACGAACGAGATCAGCGGCACGCTCACCGTGATCGACGCGCGCCGGCACCAGGTGGTGGCCAGTGTGGAGATGGAGCGCGGCGAGGGGAAGCCGGTGGGCGTGGCGGTCTCGCCCGACGGGCGGCGCGTGTACGTGGCCAACGGGGCGACCGGCACGGTCGTCGTGGTCGACGCGCGGACGCTCAGGGTCGTGGGCCGCGTCCGCGTGGGGCGGCGGCCGTGGGGGATCGCCGTCAGCCGCGACGGGCGGCGCGTCTACACCGCCAACGGCATCTCCAACGACGTCTCGGTGATCGACGCGGCGACCAGCCGCGTGGTGGCGACGGTGCGCGTGGGGCAGCGGCCGTGGGGGGTGGCGGTGGGGTTCTGA
- a CDS encoding cupin domain-containing protein, producing MGEAETAGRTIAIRTFTGVVRVRGEETRGLLTVIEHTLPPGRIAMPLHRHEREAETTYVLEGTLSVQVGKRVTRVGPGATLVKPAGVFHTFWNEGARPARFLEMIAPGGLEAYYEEVSGIVPASGVIEIEKVLEISRRYELEFDMASLFDIMERHQVQLA from the coding sequence ATGGGCGAGGCGGAGACGGCGGGGAGGACGATCGCGATCCGCACCTTCACGGGGGTGGTGCGCGTGCGCGGCGAGGAGACGCGCGGGCTGCTCACCGTGATCGAGCACACGCTGCCGCCGGGCCGCATCGCCATGCCGCTGCACCGCCACGAGCGCGAGGCGGAGACCACGTACGTGCTCGAAGGCACCCTCAGCGTGCAGGTGGGGAAGCGGGTCACGCGCGTCGGCCCCGGCGCCACCCTGGTCAAGCCCGCGGGCGTCTTCCACACCTTCTGGAACGAGGGCGCCCGCCCCGCGCGCTTCCTGGAGATGATCGCGCCGGGCGGGCTGGAGGCGTACTACGAGGAGGTGTCGGGGATCGTCCCCGCGTCGGGCGTGATCGAGATCGAGAAGGTGCTGGAGATCTCGCGCCGCTACGAGCTGGAGTTCGACATGGCGAGCCTCTTCGACATCATGGAGCGCCACCAGGTCCAGCTCGCGTAG
- a CDS encoding radical SAM protein produces the protein METSLPVARASPEARVWVWVDAAAVCNLSCAHCYTASMQAAAVMALDTFRRVVGRLAGSGLRVQRFHLNWRGEPLANRALPEMLRHLAEAAPEWPVEWHTNGTLVTPERAERLLAAHPAQRVYVSLDGGNRASFERNRGEGAWRRALAGAEALLAARPRGAGPEVGIYQLDLGVPPEEYDPRFLELARAADVHTVVKPVHTDGGPLVGLRRLPRGPCFWLGHTLAVDTSGGAHTCLLSGGSALGSLLEEPVETLLGRARALRQAVVDGGRSRVPGCAGCFKEEGAPAAEAPSAAGVPARPALAAAGA, from the coding sequence GTGGAGACGTCCCTGCCGGTCGCGCGCGCGTCGCCGGAGGCGCGCGTGTGGGTGTGGGTCGACGCGGCGGCCGTGTGCAACCTGTCGTGCGCCCATTGCTACACGGCCTCGATGCAGGCGGCCGCGGTCATGGCGCTCGACACCTTCCGGCGGGTGGTGGGCCGGCTGGCCGGGAGCGGGCTCCGGGTGCAGCGCTTCCACCTCAACTGGCGGGGCGAGCCGCTGGCGAACCGGGCCCTGCCGGAGATGCTGCGCCACCTGGCCGAGGCGGCGCCGGAGTGGCCGGTGGAGTGGCACACCAACGGCACCCTGGTGACGCCGGAGCGCGCGGAGCGCCTGCTGGCCGCCCACCCCGCGCAGCGCGTCTACGTCTCGCTGGACGGGGGGAACCGCGCCAGCTTCGAGCGCAACCGCGGGGAGGGCGCCTGGCGGCGCGCGCTGGCCGGCGCGGAGGCCCTCCTGGCGGCCCGCCCGCGCGGCGCGGGGCCGGAGGTCGGCATCTACCAGCTCGACCTCGGCGTCCCGCCGGAAGAGTACGACCCGCGCTTCCTGGAGCTGGCGCGCGCGGCGGACGTCCACACCGTGGTGAAGCCGGTGCACACCGACGGCGGGCCGCTGGTGGGGCTCCGGCGGCTGCCGCGCGGCCCCTGTTTCTGGCTCGGCCACACACTGGCCGTGGACACCTCCGGGGGCGCGCACACCTGCCTCCTCTCGGGCGGGAGCGCGCTGGGCTCGCTGCTGGAGGAGCCCGTGGAGACGCTGCTCGGGCGGGCCCGGGCGCTCCGCCAGGCCGTCGTGGACGGGGGGCGGTCGCGGGTGCCGGGGTGCGCCGGGTGCTTCAAGGAAGAGGGCGCGCCCGCGGCGGAGGCTCCCTCCGCCGCCGGCGTCCCCGCCCGTCCCGCGCTGGCCGCGGCGGGCGCGTGA
- a CDS encoding aminotransferase class III-fold pyridoxal phosphate-dependent enzyme produces the protein MDGPPRFTHGSGVLLFDAAGNTYLDLLCEWGVAPLGWNPPEVVQAVARSLAENSFAARHWAGDLGDRLAAELRAGLGHEGYAVFPALSGSEAVDMALRIARRATGRPGALYLGGAYHGSTLAARAACGVRGWVTEEERGGFPNVEIPVGPGGEIDLDRVEREIRAGPGLGCLILEPLRANAGFVALDPARMRGLRALCREHGLLFIADEITEAPARCGVWCGMHHFGEQADVLLLGKSLSAGVFPIAAVAVAPEFARFAEAPGFFSTFAWTPPACAGALATLEVISSRDLVERARRLRAQVEDQLEEIRRFPGVTAVAGMGMGFGIGVREDGRSPPVRVELARRLRLRGVIVGPNPNLPGLVLMPPLTIELAELRRGLQAILEVIASAPDGGVVA, from the coding sequence GTGGACGGCCCTCCGCGGTTCACGCACGGGAGCGGCGTGCTGCTCTTTGACGCCGCGGGCAACACGTACCTCGACCTGCTGTGCGAGTGGGGGGTGGCGCCGCTGGGGTGGAACCCGCCCGAGGTGGTGCAGGCGGTGGCCCGCTCCCTGGCGGAGAACAGCTTCGCGGCCCGGCACTGGGCCGGCGACCTGGGCGACCGGCTGGCCGCCGAGCTGCGCGCCGGGCTGGGGCACGAGGGGTACGCGGTCTTCCCCGCGCTCAGCGGCTCCGAGGCCGTCGACATGGCGCTGCGCATCGCCCGCAGGGCCACGGGGCGGCCCGGAGCGCTGTACCTGGGCGGCGCGTACCACGGGAGCACGCTGGCCGCCCGGGCCGCGTGCGGCGTGCGGGGGTGGGTGACGGAGGAGGAGCGCGGCGGCTTCCCGAACGTCGAGATCCCGGTCGGGCCGGGCGGGGAGATCGACCTGGACCGGGTGGAGCGGGAAATTCGCGCCGGCCCCGGCCTCGGCTGCCTGATCCTGGAGCCGCTGCGGGCGAACGCGGGCTTCGTCGCGCTCGACCCGGCGCGGATGCGGGGGCTGCGGGCGCTCTGCCGGGAGCACGGCCTGCTCTTCATCGCGGACGAGATCACGGAGGCGCCGGCGCGCTGCGGGGTGTGGTGCGGGATGCACCACTTCGGCGAGCAGGCGGACGTCCTGCTCCTGGGGAAGTCGCTCTCGGCGGGCGTGTTCCCGATCGCGGCCGTGGCGGTCGCCCCCGAATTCGCCCGCTTCGCCGAGGCGCCGGGGTTCTTCTCCACCTTCGCGTGGACGCCTCCCGCCTGCGCGGGCGCGCTCGCCACGCTCGAGGTCATCTCGTCGCGCGACCTGGTGGAGAGGGCGCGGCGGCTACGGGCCCAGGTGGAGGACCAGCTGGAGGAGATCCGGCGGTTCCCGGGGGTGACGGCGGTCGCCGGGATGGGGATGGGCTTCGGCATCGGCGTGCGCGAGGACGGCCGCAGTCCGCCGGTCCGGGTGGAGCTGGCCCGCCGGCTGCGCCTGCGCGGCGTCATCGTCGGGCCGAACCCCAACCTCCCGGGGCTGGTGCTGATGCCGCCGCTCACCATCGAGCTCGCGGAGCTGCGCAGGGGGCTGCAGGCGATCCTGGAGGTGATCGCGAGCGCGCCCGACGGCGGCGTGGTCGCCTAG
- a CDS encoding BamA/TamA family outer membrane protein, which yields MEATPSRSTLRVAGLVLALAAALAPGAAAQETRTVVAGRQYEAGGLRTFFLGENYRDLWTTPVRVEVLNPDTFAGGLTVEREGGGLSTESVRMKGRNGREYVFRSVQKDVTPSMRPELRGTIPHRVAQDLVSAKNPAAALVVPPLLDAVGVLHATPRLYVMPDHPFLGTEFRQFAGRLGQVEERPIDGFAGAEDVEGSGESWNEDFREKLAEDPEHRVDAEAFLTARLMDVFFGDWDRHWDQWRWARFDRGGLKYWRAIPRDRDNAFNSSGGLIPGIARSFTPIIVRFGPRYDQVFRYHRHPSELDRRLLSGLSREKWDSTAAFLRARLTDEVIDAAVRRLPPEYHAVEGAALAAALKSRRDQLPQAAAELYALQAREVDLHSTDEPERAEITRLEDGSVDVVVHTEKDRPGEPYYRRRFVPAETREVRVFLHGGDDRALVRGASREKGVLVRVIGGGGDDELRDESAAAGGRRTVFHDDRGDNRFEPGREAKVDTREWSPPEPDSLIGNPPPPRDWGSGGSLFTPWAGWQLHTGLVLGVGPTWTRYGFRRTPYASMVALRALWAPQEGGYGAELLADFRHTNRPSRVAVNARASTFENVRFHGFGNESPEDPDRDAFLIDQTQVRAQVAYFFRDTERLDLYAGPVAKWTDPEELGALHPLSPLPEGGESFWQAGAEAGAAVDLRDSDVYPRRGAFLGAVANGFTSDFGEFGRLSADARGYAPLGPVVLALRAAGVQALGDFPFQESAFVGGPGTLRGFPYQRFRGDAALFGQAELRARLARVNLLVLRPLVGVFALADAGRVYVDGDSPGDWHTALGGGLSFEALGRSATVAYAKGEKGTLYLTLGMPF from the coding sequence GTGGAAGCGACCCCGAGCCGTTCGACCCTGCGCGTCGCCGGCCTTGTGCTCGCCCTGGCGGCCGCCCTCGCGCCCGGCGCCGCGGCGCAGGAGACGCGCACCGTGGTGGCGGGGCGGCAGTACGAGGCCGGTGGGCTGCGCACCTTCTTCCTGGGCGAGAACTACCGCGACCTGTGGACCACGCCCGTGCGCGTCGAGGTGCTGAACCCCGACACCTTCGCCGGGGGGCTCACCGTCGAGCGCGAGGGCGGCGGGCTCTCCACCGAGTCGGTGCGGATGAAGGGGCGCAACGGGCGCGAGTACGTCTTCCGCTCGGTCCAGAAGGACGTCACCCCCTCCATGCGCCCCGAGCTGCGCGGCACCATCCCGCACCGCGTGGCGCAGGACCTGGTGAGCGCCAAGAACCCGGCCGCCGCGCTGGTGGTGCCGCCGCTGCTGGACGCGGTGGGCGTGCTGCACGCGACGCCGCGGCTGTACGTGATGCCCGACCACCCGTTCCTGGGCACGGAGTTCCGCCAGTTCGCCGGGAGGCTGGGGCAGGTCGAGGAGCGCCCGATCGACGGCTTCGCGGGCGCGGAAGACGTGGAGGGATCGGGCGAGAGCTGGAACGAGGACTTCCGCGAGAAGCTGGCGGAGGACCCCGAGCACCGCGTCGACGCCGAGGCGTTCCTCACCGCGCGGCTGATGGACGTCTTCTTCGGCGACTGGGACCGGCACTGGGACCAGTGGCGCTGGGCGCGCTTCGACCGCGGCGGGCTCAAGTACTGGCGGGCGATCCCCCGCGACCGCGACAACGCCTTCAACAGCAGCGGGGGGCTGATCCCCGGGATCGCGCGCTCGTTCACCCCGATCATCGTGCGCTTCGGGCCGCGCTACGACCAGGTCTTCCGCTACCACCGCCACCCCAGCGAGCTGGACCGCCGCCTCCTCTCCGGCCTCTCGCGCGAGAAGTGGGACTCCACCGCCGCGTTCCTGCGCGCCCGGCTCACCGACGAGGTGATCGACGCCGCCGTGCGCCGGCTCCCGCCCGAGTACCACGCGGTGGAGGGCGCCGCGCTCGCCGCCGCGCTCAAGAGCCGCCGCGACCAGCTCCCGCAGGCCGCCGCCGAGCTGTACGCCCTGCAGGCCCGCGAGGTGGACCTGCACAGCACCGACGAGCCCGAGCGCGCCGAGATCACCCGCCTGGAGGACGGCAGCGTCGACGTCGTCGTGCACACGGAGAAGGACCGCCCGGGCGAGCCGTACTACCGCCGCCGCTTCGTGCCGGCGGAGACGCGCGAGGTGCGCGTCTTCCTGCACGGCGGCGACGACCGGGCGCTGGTGCGCGGAGCCTCGCGCGAGAAGGGCGTGCTGGTGCGCGTGATCGGCGGCGGCGGCGACGACGAGCTGCGCGACGAGTCGGCGGCGGCCGGCGGGCGGCGCACGGTGTTCCACGACGACCGTGGCGACAACCGCTTCGAGCCGGGGCGCGAGGCGAAGGTCGACACCCGCGAGTGGAGCCCGCCCGAGCCCGACTCGCTGATCGGCAACCCGCCGCCCCCGCGCGACTGGGGGAGCGGCGGCTCGCTCTTCACCCCGTGGGCCGGCTGGCAGCTGCACACGGGGCTGGTGCTGGGCGTGGGCCCCACCTGGACGCGCTACGGCTTCCGGCGCACCCCGTACGCCAGCATGGTCGCCCTGCGCGCGCTCTGGGCCCCGCAGGAGGGCGGCTACGGCGCCGAGCTGCTGGCCGACTTCCGCCACACCAACCGCCCCTCGCGGGTGGCGGTGAACGCGCGCGCCTCGACGTTCGAGAACGTGCGCTTCCACGGCTTCGGCAACGAGAGCCCCGAGGACCCCGACCGCGACGCCTTCCTGATCGACCAGACGCAGGTGCGGGCGCAGGTGGCGTACTTCTTCCGCGACACCGAGCGGCTGGACCTGTACGCCGGCCCCGTGGCGAAGTGGACCGACCCCGAGGAGCTGGGCGCGCTGCACCCGCTCTCGCCGCTGCCGGAGGGGGGCGAGAGCTTCTGGCAGGCGGGCGCCGAGGCGGGCGCGGCGGTGGACCTGCGCGACAGCGACGTCTACCCGCGCCGGGGTGCCTTCCTGGGCGCGGTGGCGAACGGCTTCACCAGCGACTTCGGCGAGTTCGGCCGGCTGAGCGCCGACGCGCGCGGGTACGCGCCGCTGGGGCCGGTGGTGCTGGCGCTGCGCGCGGCAGGCGTGCAGGCGCTGGGCGACTTCCCCTTCCAGGAGTCGGCGTTCGTGGGCGGGCCGGGGACGCTGCGCGGCTTCCCCTACCAGCGCTTCCGCGGCGACGCGGCGCTCTTCGGGCAGGCCGAGCTGCGGGCGCGGCTGGCGCGGGTGAACCTGCTGGTCCTGCGCCCGCTGGTGGGCGTCTTCGCCCTGGCCGACGCGGGCCGCGTCTACGTGGACGGCGACTCGCCCGGCGACTGGCACACCGCGCTCGGCGGCGGCCTCTCCTTCGAGGCGCTCGGCCGCTCCGCGACGGTCGCCTACGCGAAGGGCGAGAAGGGCACCCTGTACCTGACGCTCGGGATGCCGTTCTGA
- a CDS encoding BlaI/MecI/CopY family transcriptional regulator: protein MSHEAPAALSRRERQILDVLYRLGRATAAEVTAELDDAPTSTTVRGLLRILEEKGHVRHEQDGLRYVYLPAVPREDAGVSVLSHVLKTFFEGSPARAMAALLGSRADGLTGAELERLARIVEDARRESA from the coding sequence GTGAGCCACGAAGCCCCTGCCGCGCTGAGCCGGCGCGAGCGCCAGATCCTGGACGTGCTGTACCGCCTGGGCCGCGCGACGGCCGCGGAGGTGACGGCCGAGCTGGACGACGCGCCGACCTCCACCACCGTGCGCGGGCTGCTGCGCATCCTGGAGGAGAAGGGGCACGTGCGGCACGAGCAGGACGGCCTTCGCTACGTCTACCTCCCGGCGGTGCCGCGCGAGGACGCGGGGGTGTCGGTGCTGTCGCACGTGCTGAAGACCTTCTTCGAGGGCTCGCCGGCGCGGGCGATGGCGGCGCTGCTGGGCTCGCGCGCCGACGGCCTCACCGGGGCCGAGCTGGAGCGGCTGGCGCGCATCGTGGAAGACGCGCGCAGGGAGAGCGCATGA
- a CDS encoding M56 family metallopeptidase, which produces MSPALAFLLGATARASLVVAAAGLAAVMLRRASAAVRHGVWAAALLSLLLLPALSLVLPAYRPPAAVVERLAGLRPRAAAGPVADAVRPGGARRTDDPAIFGGEDGPMPSRPPVDPGTVVVAAWIAGFLLVAGRALRSRLAARGLVARARPVSEWTAVLPRGVRLLESGEVAAPAVAGIFRPAVLLPPGAAAWPEEHRRAVLAHELAHVERRDVLTDLLAQAACALHWFNPLAWIAARRLAAERERACDDRVLAAGVEPLGYATVLLEAARASLAARAAAAGTLAMARPSELESRFTALLDPRRRRGPLSRRARAALACCAALFLLPLAAFRAEPAPSPAREPWTGPAATAAAPTARRAPAARRETTSAAVQHADADQPLVITDQDSLLDPESERVALPYERLAARAAAVPAAGPDARAIAALQAELDRVSRGPGDLVRERAIWALTQVRGGRLVEPLLEKLGDADWKVRAYAAWGLAVAGDRRATAPLIPLLRDPVWRVRAMAAAALVDLGDPAARDAMVAVIADPAWQVRISVVHYLERSGSPDALAQLRPLLSDPHAGTRLTAEAAAARLSGRR; this is translated from the coding sequence ATGAGCCCCGCCCTCGCCTTCCTGCTCGGCGCCACCGCCAGGGCGTCGCTGGTGGTCGCCGCCGCGGGGCTCGCGGCGGTGATGCTGCGGCGCGCCTCGGCCGCGGTCCGGCACGGCGTCTGGGCTGCGGCGCTGCTGTCGCTCCTCCTCCTCCCCGCCCTCTCGCTCGTCCTGCCCGCCTACCGCCCGCCCGCCGCCGTCGTGGAGCGGCTCGCCGGGCTGCGGCCGCGCGCCGCGGCGGGTCCCGTCGCCGATGCCGTGCGGCCGGGCGGAGCGAGGCGGACCGACGATCCGGCGATCTTCGGCGGGGAGGATGGCCCGATGCCGTCCCGCCCGCCCGTCGATCCGGGGACCGTCGTCGTCGCCGCCTGGATCGCGGGGTTCCTGCTGGTCGCGGGGCGGGCGCTGCGGAGCCGGCTGGCGGCGCGGGGGCTGGTGGCGCGCGCGCGGCCGGTGTCGGAGTGGACCGCCGTGCTGCCGCGGGGCGTGCGGCTGCTGGAGAGCGGCGAGGTGGCGGCCCCGGCGGTGGCGGGGATCTTCCGCCCGGCGGTGCTGCTGCCTCCCGGCGCGGCGGCGTGGCCGGAAGAGCACCGGCGCGCCGTGCTGGCCCACGAGCTGGCGCACGTCGAGCGGCGCGACGTGCTGACGGACCTGCTGGCGCAGGCGGCGTGCGCGCTGCACTGGTTCAACCCGCTCGCCTGGATCGCCGCGCGGCGGCTGGCGGCGGAGCGCGAGCGCGCCTGCGACGACCGCGTGCTGGCGGCCGGCGTGGAGCCGCTCGGCTACGCCACGGTGCTGCTGGAGGCGGCGCGGGCGTCGCTCGCCGCGCGCGCGGCGGCGGCCGGGACGCTGGCGATGGCGCGGCCGTCGGAGCTGGAGTCGCGCTTCACCGCCCTGCTCGACCCCCGGCGCCGCCGCGGCCCGCTCTCCCGCCGCGCCCGCGCCGCGCTGGCCTGCTGCGCCGCGCTCTTCCTCCTCCCCCTCGCCGCCTTCCGCGCGGAGCCGGCGCCCTCTCCCGCCCGCGAGCCGTGGACCGGCCCCGCCGCGACCGCCGCGGCGCCGACGGCGCGGAGAGCGCCGGCCGCGCGGCGGGAGACGACGAGCGCCGCCGTCCAGCACGCCGACGCCGACCAGCCACTCGTCATCACGGACCAGGACTCGCTGCTGGACCCGGAGAGCGAGCGGGTGGCGCTGCCGTACGAGCGGCTGGCGGCGCGGGCGGCGGCGGTCCCGGCGGCGGGGCCGGACGCGCGCGCCATCGCCGCGCTGCAGGCGGAGCTGGACCGCGTGTCGCGGGGGCCCGGCGACCTGGTGCGCGAGCGGGCGATCTGGGCGCTCACGCAGGTCCGCGGCGGCCGCCTGGTGGAGCCGCTCCTCGAGAAGCTCGGCGACGCCGACTGGAAGGTCCGCGCGTACGCCGCGTGGGGGCTGGCCGTCGCCGGCGACCGGCGCGCCACGGCGCCGCTGATCCCGTTGCTCCGCGACCCCGTCTGGCGCGTCCGCGCGATGGCCGCCGCCGCGCTGGTCGACCTGGGCGACCCCGCCGCGCGCGACGCCATGGTGGCCGTGATCGCCGACCCCGCCTGGCAGGTGCGCATCAGCGTCGTCCACTACCTGGAGCGCTCCGGCAGCCCCGACGCCCTCGCGCAGTTGCGTCCCCTGCTCTCCGATCCCCACGCCGGCACCCGGCTGACCGCCGAGGCCGCCGCCGCCCGCCTCTCCGGCCGCCGTTAG